The following DNA comes from Pseudophryne corroboree isolate aPseCor3 chromosome 8, aPseCor3.hap2, whole genome shotgun sequence.
CTGGAAGAGAGGCAGGAAATAACCGATAAGCAGCCTATATACATGACAGGCCGGCCCCCTCTCCATGATCCAGCCAATCGGCACCCTGGTCTCTATacattcctcccaccacaaaaacaTTAACCCCCTCCAGGCCAAGGTGTTGCATCGAGCGGCGATGCGGAAGCCCGAATggtgcgtttatgccgctatggtcacattatgttcccgacACGGTCTTTCATGTACGCACTTGATACGCATCTTCTTTTTCTTGCATCTTTGTTTTTGAAGCGAGAGAGTGGTAGACTCTCAGCTTCATTAATTAATTTAGCTGTGCGGACACAGATACAGCTGGACTGAGTTTTGCAGCTTTAATTGTGGTAAGAGCATTAAACTATTTAACtagtgtaataccctgaagctatggcACCATggggatccccttgtgattttttttttaaattatgtttacattgtggaactacaagtcccagggtagatcgtgggctgaactgtgatattccctgtcagattgggacagggattttgccgccaattctctggtcctgtcaactcttataggccctacacacttaaagattatctgtccaatctggctgattggaaagaaagtcTGGCaacgtctgggagcaaatgacaatcaaccatttgctcacaaaatccagaaaatagacaaaaactgttgttcagataaattggtttaatgaaagaaacttaactaatttgtctgaaagaccatttttgtctgttttccagtatttgagagcaaatggtcaattgtcattttctcccatacattaccagatttttgttccaaccagaaagattggacagataatctttaagtgtgtagggccctttacccagcaacataaaaagtccgggaaacaggtccccagctgattgggtcccctgggttgtagggcagagtgaccagggggtggtctgttgctggggccccggtagCCAgtgatcatagaggagaggggaggagcaccaggacccttaaaagaagcctcgcaGGACAGGAgagagccctggaggaatgggaatatgtacctggggaagtaaagccatgtagtgtccagagctgcCTGCCAGTGTCTGACGGCCGTCTGCGCAGAAAAGAAGCAGAGGGGAGAACCAGTGTCCACAGCATCCGTGTCaggagaatgccggagaccctgcctgaggagaagagctggctgcgtcagtgccagcggggatggagcgcggagaagatccgctgctgctgagagactggagcgctgggccggaggaaccgcagcccgtccagcagagcagtgatgacatccgtcccctggattccaaggagcggcagtggGTGAGAAAGAAGGCATCGCGGAAGACGACCCTGCAGAGAAGACCCCCGGCAAGGACCCCTGGCTGTGGAGTGATGACGGCGCAGACGGACGGCGGGAGTGCGGTACGGAGGAGAGGATCCAGTGACCAGTGGCGTGGACCGGAGGCTGcagcgagaagaccccagcgtggaGAGAACAGTGCAGACCCCAGCGTAGAAAGGACGCCGCGGACCGGAACTGACGAAGACATCGCCGGCaggaggagggagactccagacaacagcagctgaagatgcggaggatcggaggtggcagaagcgccgcagcgaggggtgagaacttgcaaacaacccttccgctgccctactctgcccctgttgtgccctccgctgcaaaagctctgcaaagaggggacatagtTTAGTAAAGGGTGTAGACAGCCCTAAGATCCCCTGGATCCTGTTATTtatccccttccgctgcatgaactctgcattgggGACATAGTGTAAcaaggggtaggctcccctcattaATTGGTGCCCGCAAGTTATGTTGGCTTAAAAGGAGGTGGGCTCCCCTTGATAATCGGTACCCTCAGTTTTATTATAATTGAAGAGGGGTGTGTCTTAAGCCAATGATTATAGTTGATGAAATATCTGctactaaggaatgctggtactgatagttcttttatgcaagctccgcccagcagtgtgaaagttaatgttaatgcattaTCTGCTATTAagaaatgctggtactgatagttcttttatacaagctccgcccagcagtgtgaaagctaatgttaatgcatttatctgctactaaggaatgctggtactgatagttcttttatgcaagctccgcccagcagtgtgaaagttaatgttaatgcatttatctgctactaaggaatgctggtactgatagttcttttatgcaagctccgcccagcagtgtgaaagctaatgttaatgcatttatctgctactaagaaatgctggtactgatagttcttttatgcaagctccgcccagcagtgtgaaagctaatgttaatgcatttatctgctactaaggaatgctggtactgatagttcttttatacaagctccgcccagcagtgtgaaagctaatgttaatgcatttatctgctattaaggattgctgatactgatggttctgttatgcaagctccgcccagcagtgtgaaagttattgttaatgcatttatctgctattaaggaatgctggtactgatagttctttttatgcaagctccgcccagcagtgtgaaagctaacgttaatgcatttatctgctattaaggaatgctggtactggtaGTTCTTTTatacaagctccgcccagcagtgtgaaagctaatgttaatgcattgatccgctactaaggaatgctggttacctgagactgtcgtttagtagccataaccagcctgcttcagctgtgcacgtgtCTCCTGTTTAGCCATCACTTgtgtgccaacgctggttacctgagactgttgttaggaagccataaccagcctgctttaattgtgcacaagttcctgcttacctgctacctgtattgctattgctggttacctgagactgttgttaggaagccataaccagcctgctgtaattgtgcacaagttcctgcttacctgctacctgtattgctaacttacctgagactgttgttagaaagccataaccagcctgctttaattgtgcacaagttcctacttacctgctacccgtattgccgacgctggttacctgagactgttatttagaagccataaccagcctgcttcaattgtgcacaagttcctactTACCTGTTACCCGTATTGCCGACGCTggatacctgagactgttgtttggaatccataaccagcctgcttcaattgtgcacaagttcctactTACCTGTTACCCGTATTGCCGACGCTggatacctgagactgttgtttggaatccataaccagcctgctttaattgtgcacaatttcctgcttacctgcattgctaacgctggttacttgagactgtcgtttagtagccataaccagcctgctctaattgtgcacaagttcctgctcacctgctacctgtattgctaacgctgattACATGAGACTGTTGTAagaaagccatagccagcctgctttgattgtgcacaagttcctgcttacttgctacttgtattgctaacgctggttacctgagactgtcgtttagtagccataaccagcctgctttaatcgtgcacaagttcctgcgtacctgctacctgtattgctaacgctggttacctgagactgttgtttggaagccataaccagcctacttcAATTGAGCActtgtttcctgtttacctgccacttgtaaattttgttaggaagATAAAATGGAGTTagatcctgtatatgtgtgtgttgtcattgtgtctgagaggtaaagcaggtctgccgctctgatcacccgatccTGATTTACATTAGCATCCCCACAATTTActttaagttttcggcaccgtgaatgtgtttgtttgtgggtggacattacactaGCATATAAGTTTACTAGCACCTGAATTAGTGTTGTTTGGTTGTTTTAttccatcaaacaataaataccagttttgaccttttaaatctagctgttggtgtccgtgtggttatttcatagtgctaagctagctaagttataaatgtaagtgtgtcacaataaagttatgggtgacTTAAGAAGGCAGAGAGCTGCATAGGCTCGAACCCACATAAGCATCCTGAGTTTTTGGGACTATTTGGTTGAtagggcagggctagccttagtgatggacaggTTGGGGCCATGTGACCCAGTTGGCCTATCAGGGTATATAGTTGCATGACTGGCAGCCATCTTCCCCTTGCCAttttggatgccctcccacccgccctttaaTTTTGTGCTCTTGGTTCGCTCTTGGGCCTCACGTTCAATTTATTAGtcggctttgatagccagatgggcggaatgtcgctaccagccagcggtcaaagtttacatgagtggtcattgtggggcacccccttttggtaagacggcgagtgtggactacggacgttcccgtgCGGTTTTGTCTAAGGCTCTGCTAGAGTTaagggggtgagtcctgcacagtgcgggttatgttttaggaggcggttgtgagtcccctcctgGTTTAATTGgttttattatagttgactagtgctggtgagttagtagcgccttttctttgccatcctccaatatttagtttaaaatctaggtcatcaaacaataaataccagttttgaccttttaaatctagctgttGGTGTCCGTGTGGAAGTTCTAAATGTAAGTGTGTCACAAAAAAGTCCATGCAGTTCCTGAGTCGAGCAAGTATGCTTCCTATAGTACAAACTGACTGTAGTGTTTCCTGCAGGTTCAGATTATGATAAGGATCTCTGTGGTGAATTCTGCAGGCACGAGTGGCAGGTCACTTTggggtgttaggctgcgggaggttttcACTTAATGGGACTCACGAGTCTGTGTCCCTCTCTGGCTGGCTATGGTGATCTCACAAGTACTGGCTGGCAAACAATCAGTCACTGACTTTCCCTCAGCTGCCGTTATAAATCCCTTTGACAGAAGTGATGATGCAGTGCAGGTGTAAGTTGCTTTCCCGGCTCACAGGAGACCGATTACAGGTGTGCTCCCATTGCTTAATGAGGTCCGGCAGTAGCTTACTTAGCCCAGCAGCGAAGACAGAGTTCACGCTCCCTGGCTCTTCTTCTGTGGCTTGCCCTCCATGCAGCACTGCTCTCCGTGCCTGCCGCAGATCGGGGCCATAGGCAGCTTCACCGCGGTGTGAAGCTGTGCTGGCGCTCCTGCCTCTCCAACAGCGCGATCTCTCCAGCGCGGCCCTGGGTCTCTCCGCGCCCTCCGTCCTGTCTCCTTAGGGAACTCTGACGTTCACTCCGCCTTTCTCCTTTCCCGCTCTGCCAGCCTGTCCTCTCCGCCAATCACAGGCATCCAATCTTCCCACTCTGCCAGTGGCTGGCCGGGTCCCGCTGTCTGTTGCGTCCTGTCACTGATACACAGGGTTGCCAACACCGTGCAGCTGTCTGCCGGGGAGCCACTGGTCCAGTAAAATAAACAATGGGGCTCCATGCACAGTGTGTAAGGTTGCAATTACCAGGGTGCCACATGATTCATCTGACCACCccatacttgcctatctgaccctctccacgagggagaaaatgctctgttcctggactttcctggtaatgtatgattgccatcacctgtggtgagctagttaattgataagaaaggtgtttcagcacaggtgatggcaatcatacattaccaggaaagtccagaaacagagcattttctccctcatggagagggtcaggtaggcaagtatgtcattgGCTCTGTGGTGGTTTTGTCATGTTCTTGAGGAAACTGGCTATtgggcccacacactgatatattaGGCCAATATCCCAGAATTCCTGCAGATAACTGTATATGTGGACAGAAAACGATACTGAGGAAATGATTGGTTTAAAGTGTACTCCAGAATGTGCCTCAGTACACAGTACATGTTGATGAAGTTACCGACTAATATACCCCATGATAAAGGGTTGAGGGATCTGTAGCCCTCTCCAACCATCTAACCACCCTCCCCCCAATGGTGCCACCGCTGTCAAAGTTTGTGTGCACACAGACACTGAAACTTTAAGAAATGGTCCCCCCTTCTACATCAAAGGCTTTCTCAACAGAAAGTAGAAGGTGCCAGTGAcacagcgctctgccattaccatcACCAGAAAGGAGGTGCCGGTAACACAGCGCTCTGCCGTTACCATCACCAGAAAGGAGGTGCCAGTAACACAGCGCGCTGCCGTTACATCACCAGAAAGGAGGTGCCGGTGACACAGCGCTCTGCCGTTACCATCACCGGAAAGGAGGTGATGGTGACACAGCGTTCTGTCATTAACATCACCCACTAAAAGGATGTGCCGGTGACACAGCACTGTGCCAGTAGCATCACCAGAAAGGAGGACGCGCAGTGCTCTGCTATTAGCATCACACACTATGATGAGCACACAGCTCCAATCCCTTAAGCTGGAGCCACAAGCGCCCATCCCCCAAGCTGGAGCCACAAGCACCCATCCCCCCCAGCTGGAGCCACAAGCACACAGTGCCCATCCCCCCCCAGCTGGAGCCACAAGTACCCATCCCCCCAGCTGGAGCTCCAAGTACCCATCCCCCCAGCTGGAGCCACAAGCACCCATCCCCCCAGCTGGAGCCACAAGCACCCATCCCCCCAGCTGGAGCCCCAAGTACCCATCCCCCCAGCTGGAGCCACAAGCACCCATCCCCCCAGCTGGAGCCACAAGCACCCATCCCCCCAGCTGGAGCCACAAGCACCCATCCCCCCCAGCTGGAGCCACAAGTACACAGCGCTCATCCCCCCCAGCTGGAGCCACAAGTACACAGCGCCCATCCTCCCAGCTGGAGCCACAAATACACAGCGCCCATCCTACCAACTGTTGCCACATGTACACAGCTACATTTCTACTACAGTCcactacaccacaggttctcaaactcggtcctcaggaccccacacggtgcatgttttgctggtctcctcacagaatcacaactgaaataattagctccacctgtggaccttttaaaatgtgtctgtgagtatttaatacacctgtgcacctgctgggttacctgcaaaacatgcactgtgtggggtcctgaggaccgagtttaagaaccactgcactacactgtgcagcaggcattcccaaccacggtcctcaaggcacaccaacagtgcaggttttagggatatccaggctgctgcacagatggttaaatcaaaataactgagctactaattaaatcacctgtgctgcagcctggatatcactaaaacctgcactgttggtgtgccttgaggaccgtggttgggaatgcctgctgtacagCATACTTGCCAACACTAATACTTGctccctgattgtcagggagactccgtgaaatagtagcaatctccccaaCTCTCTGAAGAGTCTAGAACCCTGACTGCAACTGAACCAAATTATGAAGCTATTTTACacttgggggaaaaaaataaatcaaatgggatcatcagtgtcaTTTCCCTGCAATGATTATTAGACACAATGATCCCTTTGGCTACATGTATTCTTGTGGAACTACTTGCTAGtagaacacaatacatgaacaagatCTAAAAAGTACCACTGTTTGTCAACAGTCAGATCTTACTGAGCAACAATCCTACAACGGAAAAGTATGCATATACtttaatgtcacacacacacaggtgttgcTTTCGCAATCTCCCTTAAATACTTTTTCAAAATTAGGCAGTAAGATGTACAGAAAATATCGTTGAAGAGAGGGAGCGTGAGGACCAATCACAAGGTGCAATCAAGAGACTCAAACCTCCAATTAATGTTGTTTAATAAAATTAATTTGCTGGTTCTTCATTAGAGAAGTAGCAGAGGCTCAGGAGGAATGTTTGCATATacagtaagcttgcgagcagggccttcctacctctatgactgttattacccagtttttatCTTTGTTGtgttcaattgtaaagcgcaacggaattcgctgcactatataagaaactgttaataaatacataaatacacagTAGCAGACCCTGGGGCACCGGCTGGTGTTTGGAGTTACATCAACAATATATTTTCCTATCTGATAATCCAGCTATAAAAAGAAAACTAAAGAAAGTTGTAGAAGAAAACACTAAAATAAATGCTTGTTTTATTCTTTAtggaattaataaataaataagttctaTACATAATTGAAAGCAGTTTATTGAAAGAAAAAAGATTATTTTCCGAAACTGAACTCATAAAACTTCAATAGAGCTTTAGCTAGCACGGCTGCAAAATTAGGGCGTTCAGCACTTTCCCGAATCCACCTGGGAAGCTCAATTTGAATGGCATCGACTTCACCAGATACTTTAGAGCCATGGGTGCCCACAATATACCCTCCAGTGAAATAATTACCACCATTGGGCCCTGGATTGGAAGGTGAGGGAACACACACATAACTAGAATTCTGCTCTTCTATAAGTTTTCCCAAACTCTGACTCCCTCGAAGCAAATTTTCAAAAGTAGTATCCCGCCGTCTTCTGGATAAGGCATTTATTGAGCTGTCAGATGCAGAGAACTTTCCGGAATCTAAGTTTGCCTTGGAAATTAGATAACCAAGCTCAATCCATTGCTCGGCATGTGCTTGGCCGTGGATATCGATGAGTAGACCGTTTGACATACGAGACTTTGCGGCATGGATAAAACCCATGAATTCATCCCAGGCTTGATCTGCTTGAGGAACACCAAAGGCTGCCTCATCTTTGTCTCGGTTAGGATCCAACTTAGACCTtgataaattattaataataacatgAGGACAGTAACCAGAGGTCAAGCGACAGATCTCTTTGGTCAAGGCCAAAGCCATTTCTTGAGTATATAGATCCTTTACTGTTGTAATCGGACAATTAACGGAGTCTGTTGCTGTTCCTGAGGGACAGGAATGTGTATAGGAGCACTTTCTTGTAGCTTTGTCCCAGCACCCGGCGTCTCGGGAAGGAATTGAGGAAGGTAACAATGATCCTCCATGTGGAACGGTCAGAATGAGACTCATGTTCCCAACCTGGTATTCCGTGTACTTGTTTTGGCCAAAAATGACCTCTTGGGCGTCACTTGCAATAAGCCAGGAGCATAGCAGGAAACTCAGCCACATCATCCTGCAAACAGTGTGCTGTCCTCCTATAAGAAAACATATTGGATTAATGACATTCTGCAAAGTCATGCAATGTATTATGATCTTTGTGTTTCAACTCAAATCTAATTCAgggcttattcaggtttgttagcaaaccaaaagagcacactaatggcaaaaccatgtgcactgcaggtggggcagatgtaacgtgcagataagagttatatttgggtggataacagtatattgtttctgtgcagggtaaatactggcttctttatttttacacgtcaatttagatttcagtttgaacacaccccacccaaatctaactctatctgcaaatgttacatctgccccacctgcagtgcaacataggggTATGattagatgttgcccatagcaaccagactctacttctcatttatcaagcaccttctagaaaataatacctgtaatctgattggtcgctatgggcaacatcccatcttaaatataaatcccatcttagtaaatttaccccatagtcttgcccagttgcttgcttttttggtttgatgACAAACCTGAAAAACCCACTCAATCGTCAACTAATCCTCATTCTCTGTTTTAAAGTAGATTGTAATACAACACACCATAGCTGCTGGTCAGATCATATGAACTAGTTTTGTGGgaggcagcacagagtatatcaggagataagtgatgcgTTACTGAGGACAGGGATGCATgcaacagaggcagtgacatgatgtgaggaaagaAATGGCgatagcaggaagccacaggctgagcatTATATAGTGGAAggggcagggtcccccagcagcacagagtatatcaggagatgagtgatgtgtcagtgaggacaaggctgcatgtgacaggggcagtgacatgatgtgaggaggggaatggaggcagcaggaagtcacagactgagagttatatagtgggaggagcagggtccccagcagcacagagtatatcaggagatgagtgatgtgtcagtgaggacagggctgcatgtgacagggacagtgacatgatgtgaggaggggaatggaggcagcaggaagtcacagactgagagttatatagtgggaggagcagggtccccagcagtacagagtatatcaggagatgagtgatgtattagtgaggacaggactgcatgtgacaggtgcagtgaCATAATGGTGGGAGGCATATGGGTGGTGCAGGGTTCCTAGCAGGAAGCCAAAGACTGGGAGgtaaatagtggaaggagcagggtccccagcagcatatcaggagatgagtgatgtgttaggacAGGGCTTCGTGTGACAGGgtccatgatgtgaggaggggaatggaggcagcaggaaaccacagactgagaggtaCAGTATGTAGTGTAATGAGCAGGGTCCCCAacagcacagaatatatcaggagatgagtgatgtgtcagcgaggacagggctgcatgtgacaggggcagtgacatgatgtgaggaggggaatggaggcagcaagaagacaCATAGTGAGCGTTATATAGTGAATGAACTAGGTACCCTAGCAGGACAGAGTATAATGGGGGTAATGGCATTCTGTGACTAGGGGAATAGGCAAGTGGGAATACGTTATGAGAGCTACCAGGTGACGCTTATACAATTACCCAGCAGTCCTTTAGCCTCCTGCTATGCTAGACTTCACCTTTTGCAGCTGCCTTTCCTGGGTTAAtttaggtccaccccatactcagatgcccccaggtcttatggatggacaaggcagctattggaggctgggcaagagtaaggtaTAGTGCGAAGAGGCGCTCACAGGATGCAACCTATACAGACTGCCCGGTACTCAATCTGATATTTCTAACAGAGTGTATgttagtgcaacaatgcacaggatggtattagcaactaaacacAAACTGCATATGAATGCAACAATGAACAAGATGGTATTAGGAACCAAACACAAACTGTATATGAATACAACAATGCATAGAGTGGTATAAGCAACTTAGTACAAGCAATGAATAACTTAAGGAACTTGGTAGAGCAAAGAAAGGTAATGATAAGATAACTTAGCTGCAGAAGTCCCCTGGATTCCAGGTAAGGCTGGAACTTGTCTGGATGGACTACCAGACTATCTCTCACATACACAGTCAGGAGCTCAGGTGATACAGGTAATGTAGTCAAGAATCTGGCAGGACAGGGCGCACAGGAATCAAACAGGACTGGGTATCACAAGTAATAAAGTATCACTAACTGCAAAGGTTCAAGATACCACCATAGGACAGGGACCGGAACCAGTTACAAACAGGAATAAGAACCTATAACCGGCCCCTGGGTACAGAGCAAGCTGGGTAATAAAGAGAGTAAGTCCCAATCAGGATAACAGAAACACAGATTAACTACAGCTggagactgcacaggccacacatacaggagacaggctgcatttACACAGACCCGCCAAAGGCGGCCCGCAACAGTGccccaaacaagtacataagaaaatcTGGGATGCTAACAGAAACACAGCAGACTCACAACataagaacatagggggtaattctgagttgatcgcagcagcaagtttgttagcaattgggcaaaaccatgtgcactgcaggggtggcagatataacatttgcagagagaataagatttgggtgggttatttcgtttctgtgcagggtaaatactggctgcttgtttttacactgcaaattagatttcagtttgaacacaccccacccaaatctaactctctctgcacatgttatatctgccccccatgcagtgcacatggttttgcccaactgctaaaaactttcctgctgcgatcaacttgcatTACTATCCAGGCTTGTTTAGCATTCATTCCTATTGCCGTTTTAAATCCATCAGTCAAAGCCGCAGATGATTGGTGACTTTGATAAATCGCTCCTTAGTAAATCTGTCGGAGTGTTAGATACATTCTACTAAAGAGTGTATCTCATGCAATATAGCAGCTGGGCTTCCATCAACAAAATTATCTTTATGGTCACTCGAGTCCAAATTTTTTTTGCATTTCCAAAATAAATAATGTAGAAAATATTCCTTAAGCTCCATAAGTCAAACTTTTTAGTACCTTGAATTTGTTTACAGCAATTTCAGATAATTTGGTTATTAATGTCTATACACACAGTGCCGGCTCTACCATTAAGcaactctaggcagctgcctaggggccgcTGCCACTGGGGGGGCGCCACTGAGCCCACCATAAAAAAATAAAACGAAGGCTCTCTCTAttggtcatatctcccaacatgaccctctccaggagggacaaaatgctctgttactcGATGTCCCttttaatttataattgccatcacctgtgcaaaaacacttttcttatcaattacctagttcaacacaggtgataacAATAATAAATTATGAGGGAAGTCATATTATAAATTGATGGCACTGATATGTGGCATATTTTATAAATTTGAAGGTGCAGGGGCTGTGTGTGAACTTttacctaaaggggggtacacacctagagatgtgagcttaaattctaagcaatctgactacattgttgagaaattaagcatacatcgctccgtgtgtatagccCATAGCGATTCACGGCTGTGCGCTTagttatcgctgactctagattggccccgTGTGTACCCACCCCCTTAAGGCACCAAGAAACCGTGCACCGTCCCTGTGTACGCATCAACACAAAAGTCTTGTTTTACAGTTCCACTTCACATACAAAGACAGAGTGAGGCACACATTGTATACAATCACATTTAAAAACAACTTTAACAGTAACAGCACTTTCCTACGCAGCTTTGTGACAAAGTCCACACTGCATACACATCAGGAAGGGAAAGCGTGAGTTGTTGTCTACAAAGACATATGATAGTTACTAAACATAGAGACATGACAATTACCAAAGGGCAGTGTGGCATATTATCTGCTCACCACCACACATCAGACGCAGATCTCACCAGCACTTCCTGCAATACACTGTCACATTATCAACCACCGGTTCAGGTACCAGAAAAAGAGACACGTTGGACCTGTACATAAAGGGAACACTTGGGGGATAAGAGGCAGCCGGAGCAAATTTGCACTTGGACAAACAATTGTGTAAGATAAGTAAATGCAGTTTACTTGTTGCTTTTGTAAGTAGCACACAAATACTGGGGAGCcccatttttacactgtgatcagctaggATGAACCCCCTTCCAAATCTCAAACTGTCCCTTTGTCCCCCACAGCGCAATCATGTCTTTACAAAAGTCAGTTTTTTTTCCGTATGAGTCCATTTACAGGGCGAATACTGACCTTCCTTAGACAGAGGCTGAGATGGAACTGCGATCTGACCTTCCTTACACTGATGCCAAGATGGAACTGCAATTTGCAGCTACTAAACTTATAAGAAGACAACAGCTGCTAATGTCTCCAT
Coding sequences within:
- the LOC134949624 gene encoding uncharacterized protein LOC134949624 encodes the protein MMWLSFLLCSWLIASDAQEVIFGQNKYTEYQVGNMSLILTVPHGGSLLPSSIPSRDAGCWDKATRKCSYTHSCPSGTATDSVNCPITTVKDLYTQEMALALTKEICRLTSGYCPHVIINNLSRSKLDPNRDKDEAAFGVPQADQAWDEFMGFIHAAKSRMSNGLLIDIHGQAHAEQWIELGYLISKANLDSGKFSASDSSINALSRRRRDTTFENLLRGSQSLGKLIEEQNSSYVCVPSPSNPGPNGGNYFTGGYIVGTHGSKVSGEVDAIQIELPRWIRESAERPNFAAVLAKALLKFYEFSFGK